One Arachis hypogaea cultivar Tifrunner chromosome 2, arahy.Tifrunner.gnm2.J5K5, whole genome shotgun sequence genomic window, GCGCCGCGGAAGCTCCGTCGCCGTCGCAGGAGCTGTATCGCCGTCATAGGAACCTCAGTCACCGTCCTAGGTAGCTGTGTTGCCGCTGGAGAAAGCTCCGTTGCCATCGCGTGGAAGCTTTGTGGCCGTCGCTGTCTTACCTGTTCAAGCGCTCTGTCTCTCTATTCCCTGGTATGGCCGTGTCCTTCGTGGTCGCCGTCACTCCCCTTCCTCCTCGCCGCCGGGAAGCAGTAAGCACTCTGACTCTCTGAGTGTTGATGCGAGTCCCAATCTTCATATTTGCACATCACTTCACTCGAAAGCAGACTAATTTAGGAAAAGTATAATTACATTTGGCatcaaaattttcattatttctgAAATTGGGAATGAGTACATAGTCTCTTATTTTTGAAATTGGAATAATCCGGTTAATTGATGATTTATGATTCTAGAATGATTTTctaaatgatgatgatgttgttacTGATATATtgttggcttgttgttgattttcggATGATTACTGATTGGTGATGATCAGTGCCCTTGTTTAATTCTGAATTGGGGTTGGATGTAGTTGAGTTACTGAATTTAATTCTgagttgctgagttaatattatttattttgttgatGTTTGCTTATTCTGAAATGCTGAGTTTCtgaaatgatgatgatgttgctGATTTTCTTATGATTACTAATTAGTGATAATTAGTTCCTCTGGCTAGTTGAATTTTGTTATTAGTTTTTGGGTGTAGAACATTAGGTGCAATTTTGAATTTAGTAGGTTATAAatgatcaaatttaaaaatttagaaattatatattaaatcgttaaataatatttaattaaacaggTTGAACTCCGGTTGAATCCGGGTCGAACCAATAAATAAGTGAACCAGTTACTTTTCCGGTTCATTGACTGAtttggttctcgcaaccttgataaAAAATGAACTAACATAGGAAATCttgtcagaaaaaaaaaatttgcataacTAGTGTTTATACATGAAATTATTCCTTTtagagaaattgaaagaaaataagtgTTTGCAATTCTTGTTGCCGTCGCGTAGGGTTGGTGGATAGGAGGTGTTCTCCTCAAGTCGTCAACGTCTACGTAACCATGCTATCCTCATTGTAGTAAAGatattttcataaaataaatttagaagagaagaTAGTACATTCAGCTTGGCGAGAAAATAGATTCATAAAGAATCAACAATTCACTTCCATTAATTGGGGAGAAAACTCAATTTCAATATATTAAAGTAGATTCTTTTCATGCTTTTcacaaaattattttctaaatcaTTCGCATAAATGCTCTTCACCAAtatttcaaaacaaatttataatttatcaCTTAATAATGAATCACCTAGCTTCTTTTTCTTTACTGCATAACATATTTCTTTAAAATATCCTCTTAATACTAATTATAAATTCCAAAATGTTGATAATTATATTACAAAcacttattttctttcaattttctctAACATACAGTAATAATTTAAAGTATAAACAATATTTATGCAaatgtttctatttttttttccgtCAAGGTATCTCATGCTAGTTCATTTTTTAtgccatttcaatttttttttgcgcCATCATTCCTCAATCATTACAATTTACAACAAAAAAGTATTTCAACGTTAGCTACTTTAAATCAACACCAAAAGCCCtctttttaaaaaactatttataacatttttttgtaTTTGGACTGTATTAAAGGAAAAAATCACATCCAAAACTTACATTATTTAATAGTCCACGTCTACAATTATTTGTCCAAAAAGCCCAACCATAAATCcagctaataattaatataatcacTTCTTAATTATTAGCTAAACACCCATTTTAATGTATCGAAactaattgcaaaaaaaaaaaaaaaaacagacctTGTCTCCTGCAAGCACATACCCCAATGCAGGTGTGAGTCCCTTTGTCTAACAGCTTCTCACCTTAGCCTTATGTGCACGTTTCTCCGTTTGACAGGTGGTATTCTATACATATAGAATATTCTCTCAATCTACACACTAGCAaagccctttttttttttcaatccctATAGTAGTATGTGTTTGGTAGTGATGTCTTTGTAATTTTCCTTCACTTTATATAAATTTGCTCGTTTAAGTTGGGTGTTTACCTTTTTATAGTTAcatgaacaaataaataaaaacgtTTGGTGATATAAAAATTGCTAAATGAATCCCCAAAACGACCATACTACAATGTCACTTAGTGTAccatgcattttttattttttgtggaacaaattattttttgtgGAAATCTTTCAAGTGGACACATCACGAATTAATCTAATATGAATCTAAACTTTATTTAAAGATTTGtgattagttaataaattattatatacataaaataaaattcaaattcataatagttctttAAACCAACAAATAAGCTAAATATTTGATCAACCTAAGTTAGTTTGGAAAGaacaaatttaattaacaaatacaTTGACCGGGCGGGCGGGCGGGGATCCTTAAAGGAACAAAAAACAGAAAGCGGAGCCCCAACAGTGGCAAAGAGAATCAGCTGTTGGCAAAGTGCCAAAACTTTCATCCATTAAGGATGACATTCATTCATTTCACTTGGTAAATAATCTTAGCGCATCGCCTTCCCCGACGAATTTATCAAATGATTAACTAACTACAAGAATCATTACATTGAATCATCAATTATCCTTCTTTCTCTATCAAGCAAGCTCTATTTACCCCTAACTTCCCATCTTCCATCATTGAATTGAACACATAAGAATAAGTCACCACCAAAAGAAGAATTTTGTCTTCTCAAAAATCATCATCTGCTGTCAATACTCAATAATCTGTGCAAGTTGAACAATATCGCAAAATTAGAACAATGAGAGAATCACAATATGGTATAATCAAATTAGTACACGAAAGGTTATGGTATGGAGAAAAATATCTATGTATTGGCAGTTTTGAGAATAAAGAAACTATTCTTCTCATTGAAACTTTTTTTAGAGTATTTTTAAGATACTTATTAGAAAAACACCATTTAATAAAAGCCGCAAACCATAAATTAAGCAACTTGTAAATGACCAATCATTTCATAGTGACAAATAAATCATACCATCATGTTTCTTCTTCAAATTCCTAGCAAATAGTAGTAATATGACAAAGAAAGCAACCCCAGCTGCTCCTCCTAATATTATAGCTGCTGTCTTCCCAGGATTTTGACCTGCCATGGGATCAATAAGCGACATTGTCAATAATATTTGAAATATGATGATGGTTGTAAAACTAACTCTATTTTTTAGGAAatagatatttttacttttattttaataatagtattttattatttataaatccaaataaaatacaatataaaaaattatgtgtAATTCAATATTATTTTGATAACATTGAACAAGATGTTACGCTTATGAAAAGGACATATTGCCATATACTAATCAAAGTTTAACATAACAAGTCCAGAAGGTCGATACTGCCAATATCTTGTTATATACATGTGTTTGGTTCTAATTCAGAATTAGAATGGATCCTtgtaagaaaaattatataatatcaaTATATTGATACTATTTACacgtttaaaataatatttgttttaCACACCAACTTAAATTTTATTATGAGATAcggaaaaaataaagataaacaaaaacTTAATCAATAATTGTAAATGTAAATTAGTTGTTTAAAAATAAAGCAACAAACAACCACCCATTACAAGTCTTCGTATTTCTATAGTTAGAGATCTTTTTCAATTGAGAGAGATcatccataataataataataataataacaataataatataataggataaaatatttttttaacttctaaTATTCAGACCAAGTCTTAATTTCATCTTTAACgaccaaaatatcttatttttatctcaccgtcttatttaaatatattttagtcctttagtcaaattaaatttctttttaaaaaatgttcTTTTTTCtcattataattttcttttaactGGTGGCAAAAGTCATCATTGAATAAtttgagaataaaaatatattttttaaataaaaaatttaatttaaataaaacaactaaaataaaataaaattttgaaataaaaataggaaGTTTAAAAGAGTCATTTAGCCGTTGttattattagaaataattatatgATCTGTGATGGCATTGATTAGTTACCTGAAGAAGATGAACCATATGAGAAAGATGATCCTCCTCTAGGAACCCCACTTGGGTAATACCTATAACTAATGAAGCACTTGTGCAAGAACACTTGTCCAGAAATGGCGTTTCCACACTCACCTTCAGCTTTCTGCACAGCACTCTTCACACACGCACCACAATCCGAGTCACCAACATCACCCTCACACTGCCCCATCACATACACATTCTCGTAGCTCGTAGCATAAAATCCATGCCCCCCAACCACCCCATTCTCTATAAACGAGAACGCGGTTCCCCTCCGTTCTCCGAACCCTGTTCCGGCAGCCGTCGTTCCGCCGCAAGTCTTGTACAGCATCTGCATCCCCGAGATTTCTGAGAACCCCGAAACCTCGTACGACATGTAACAGCCGAAGAGTTGGATTCTTGCGGCGGTGGTTTTGCCGCAAAGCTTGTCGGAGAGGACGGGTAGGCGGCTGACGCAGTTGTAACAGTCGCGGCCGGTGAGGTCACCCCTGCATTGGAAGAGGCCGGTGATTGAGCCGGAAGTGGCCTTGTAGAACTTGGTTCTTGTGGATTGGGACACCAGTGTTCCAAAGAGTGCTGAGAGTGATTGGGAATACGAACCGTTTGGATCTGTGAATGTGTCCTTTGAGCAGCCCTTGTAGACGATGGTGGAGTAATCTGAAGAAGCAGCAGAATCTGCAAAGTGGTTTGGGTTAAGATTTGTGAGGAGAATCAACAACAGAGGAAGAATCATGGGCTTTCTAGCAAAACCCATGTgtctactttctttctttttttttttttttctttttttctttgagGATTAAAACATGGcaatttgggggggggggggggggggggggaagctCTTTAAATCAGAGAGGATTTTGATTAAGGGTTTTGTGTTCAGTGTTGATGATACCTGATACCTGAGAACGTATTTTGGGAGATTTTAGGGATTCACTTTTCTTTGGATAGAGGCCTTAATGGCTGAGTGCTTGTGCACATGTGATGAGTCCTTTGCATCTACCATCTCTCTTTCTCTTACCCTTTTTGCCACAGAGCCGTCAAAATGATTCACTggttattcataaaaaaataaaggttAGGGGCCACATTTATTTTTGCCAacactttatttttatactattagaatttagtataaaaatatttttattaataaaatattgacaaaaaaataataaattatattgatcaTGTATAATAATGCGACTCATCTAGTAAAAACAAGATTTAACtcaatttaaataaaagtaaagtatcgtttttgtccttaaTATTTGGGGTAAATTTCAAAGTTGTTCCTaatgtttcaatcgtcctatttaaatcctaacatttcaaaattgattcaatgttgtcctgccgttaggaatccgttaacagaattgatgacgggacaaaattgagacgattttgaaacgttagggacctaaataggacgaaaacgttggggacaaaaatgatatatagaaataaattttaattttatccttcaataatatcaaatttttactatacatagtattcaattattttttaatcacatctaagtaaattacacttaatcatattactttattttaaataaattaattttttataatttcactcgtaaagatttttagttatcatgaaatatttgtagaatgactagtatataaacttgtagaaaaaaataatatatatacaataaaatataaattatatcttttgtctctaatgtatcaaaattctttaaaattataaaaaaataaatttatttaaaatgaaagtaatgtgattaagtgtaatttatttagatgtaattaaaaaataattgaatactatgtacaataaaaaattaatattattgaaagataaaattaaattaaaatttatttttatgtattattattgtccctaacgttttcgtcctatttaagttactaatgttttaaaatcgtctcaattttgtcccaccgtcaattctgttaatggattcctaacaggacaacattgagtcaattttgaaacgttagggacttaaataggccGATTGAAACATTAGGGACAACTTTAGGACTTATCCTAAATAttggggataaaaacgatactttacacTTTAAATAATGTATGagttaaaaaagatttaaattagAATGTGTTTCGCAAAGGCATTGGAGAAGAGAGAAGCgcgtttaaattttttgaaaattttatttttatatttgataatttttatcTACTGAATGCAGAAATGATTCTACCTCTAAACGCACGTTCAGGTGAAGCTAAAATTTGTAGCTTCTACGTTCACGTTCATAGTGGCTCATTATCTTTAGAAAATTATGTGagaaatttatttagtttttactaACTGTacctttcatttttttctataaaaaggATACGGATAACAATTACGTTCAAAGTAATTCTTTGTAATTCTTCTTAGTTCTTCATAGTTTCtcgttctaattttttttttatcacaatcATTCAGATTTGTTTCAATCATTAGGAaagtgaatattttaatttttttattatttttaatattctctttcaaattttaatttttatattttttattgtatatttttatattatttgtataatgttctaatttctcattttatgtttttatataagtttttttatcatttactatactattctttatatgtatattttttatggagtctttttttatttttatttggctttgtttatatgattttctatttattttattgtatttcttttattcatatgacaaatGTTGTTGACTTTTTTTAGTGTTCTGATTTTTCaggtattttattaattttttttatatttttattattttttgttcatataaatttttttctatccTTTACTGGATtgtatttatgttgtgtatgaaatttttttatttttttatctagttttattcatatgaattttatttgccttttattgtatttttttcatatgatatatgttgttagttttatgaaatttttattatttcttatctatatgatttttttctattctttgacGTATTCTATTTtcgttttgtattaatttttttatcttttattttgaatttgtaaaatttgtaattgtaattattatataccatgtttattattaaattttgtataatatgaattatgatcctataaaaaagaacaaaataaataaaaaactaattataagtaataatagagtcataaataataaaaatttatagtccaaaataataataaattaaagagtactgacGGTACTAgagaaattatagaatatttttttgtttggcattataaaatttatagtactctctttcatatttttattttttattatatttattttatttatatgataaatatttttttattatttttgttagtgttctgattttgcatgtatataaaaaaaatatttaa contains:
- the LOC112743074 gene encoding plasmodesmata-located protein 2, whose protein sequence is MGFARKPMILPLLLILLTNLNPNHFADSAASSDYSTIVYKGCSKDTFTDPNGSYSQSLSALFGTLVSQSTRTKFYKATSGSITGLFQCRGDLTGRDCYNCVSRLPVLSDKLCGKTTAARIQLFGCYMSYEVSGFSEISGMQMLYKTCGGTTAAGTGFGERRGTAFSFIENGVVGGHGFYATSYENVYVMGQCEGDVGDSDCGACVKSAVQKAEGECGNAISGQVFLHKCFISYRYYPSGVPRGGSSFSYGSSSSGQNPGKTAAIILGGAAGVAFFVILLLFARNLKKKHDDY